The Thalassotalea sp. LPB0316 nucleotide sequence AGTTTACAACACTTATTCCCGATTAACCTTAGCGCCGACTGGCAAAATCAGATTCCAGAAGGACTGAATACGTATGTTAGAGACTGGTTGTTAGATGAAAGTTCACTTACGGCGCGTTTGAAAGCCAACGCAACCACATTTCGCTTAGCTGTTTTAGGTCAGCAAATTACTTATTGCAGTGAGCGTGAAGCGTGTATTTATATCAAAGCCGGCGAGCGTGTATTGGCGCGCGAAGTGGTGTTGTTCTGTGACGATAAACCTCAGGTTTTTGCCCGCAGTTTACTACCATTAACCAGTTTGACCGGCGAGCAAAAAGCGTTGGCTGAGTTAGGTGAGCAGCCATTAGGTCAGGTGATATTTAGTTCGCCTAAGTTAAAACGCAAAGCACTACAGATCGCTGAGTTTTCTTCAGACAATCAGTTAAAAGCCCTTAATCACCAGTTAGGATTACCCCAACAAACAAGCGTTTGGGGACGAAGATCGACGTTTTTAATCGATGATAAGCCGATTTTAGTGGCTGAAGTTTTTTTGCCTAATAGCTTGGCGTATAAGCAAGGTTAGCAATAAGTATGAGTACGATACTTTCACAACGCATTCAAGGCATTGTTCAAATTACCCGGATGGACAAACCCATCGGCACCTACTTGTTATTGTGGCCAACCTATTGGGCTTTATGGGTTGCGTCAGAAGGCTTTCCGTCGTTACATTTGTTATTTGTCTTTACCCTAGGTGTATTTTTGATGCGCAGTGCTGGATGCGTGATCAATGACTTTGCCGATCGCAAAGTTGATGGCGCAGTTAAACGCACCAATCAAAGGCCATTAGTTACCGGCCTCATTACCCCTGAGCAAGCGATTGTTTTATTTGTGTGTTTACTAGCGGCCGCCTTTGGCTTGGTAACTTCGCTTTCACTTTATACCATTAAACTCTCTGTTGTTGCGGTATTACTCGCGACACTTTACCCGTTCATGAAACGCTATACGAACTTACCTCAGGTTGTCTTGGGGGCGGCTTTTAGTTGGGGGATGATTATGGCGTTTGCAGAAGTCATGGGTTACATACCACTTGGTGCTTGGTTTTTGTTTTTTGCTAACGTTACTTGGACGGTCGCATACGATACCATGTATGCCATGGTCGACCGCGATGATGATTTGCGTATTGGGGTAAAATCAACCGCTATTTTATTTGGTGATAACGATAAAAAAATTATCGGCTTACTACAGATAGTAACATTGGGCTTGTTATTCAGCGCTGGCGAGCTGTTTGCACTAGGTTGGCCATTTCATTTAAGCCTGATCATTGCTGCAGGTTTCTTTACTTATCAACAAATGCTTATTGCCAATCGCGATAGGCAAAAATGCTTTCAAGCGTTTCTCAATAATCATTATGTTGGCATGATTATCTTTATTGCCATTTTGATTGAATATTTCTAAGCCGTGATGGGATTGCGTTACGAATTTCTACAATTTCGAACGCTTTCTTCATACGTAAACTTGTTAATTTTTCCTAAAATAAAAGCAAATCACATATTAATAGTGCTGACTTCGGTGATCTGAAGTTACTAACAAGTTAGGAAGAAAAGATGCTTTGGCGAATTATTCGAACCATAATTGCAACGGTGTTATTCATCGGCTTACCTTATTTTATTTACGTTGGCTTTATCGCTGATGAGCCGTTAATGGACGTAGAAAACGATGTTGATATGGGGAAGCGGGTGGTTGAAAGTTTATCACGCGATGTTATTGAATACCCTGTGTTATCTGAACAAGATTATCCTGAGGCCTATCGTTACATCCAAAATATGATTGATGAAATTGTTGCTAGTGATGAAATTAAATATCGCGACACGTTTGAGTATCACACCGTTAAAATAATTGCTCGTGATGATGTGCTGAATGCGTTTTGTGCGCCAGGCGGCTACATTTATGTCTATTCTGGGCTAATCAAATACCTTGATAGTAAAGATCATTTAGCCGGCGTGCTAGGCCATGAAATAGCTCATGCAGAATTACGTCATTCAAGCATCCGGATGCAGAAAGAGTATGGCCGTGACAAGCTATTTGAGTTTCTTATTTTTGCCACCCCTGCAGACTTAGGTACCTTGATTGGTGCTAAGATTTTGCAAGAGTTGATGACGCTAAACTATAGTCGCGATCAAGAAGCCGCCTCGGATCGGTTATCGGTAGATTATTTACAAGATACTCAGTATGCCTGTAATGGTGCTGCGGGATTCTTTGAAAAGCTACTAGACAAAAACAACGATGTTCGGATACCAGAATTTTTAAGTGACCATCCTGCATCACAATCAAGGGTAGACGATATCAATCGACGAGCGGCACAATTACAGTGTAACACTGAAATTGGCGATCAAAGTGATTGGCGCGCCTTTCAGCAAATGTTACCCGATGCCCCTGGGCCAGAGAAAAAATAGTAGAATAGATATGCTAGAGATGCCCGACTACTCGGGCATGACGACGGTTACCTGGTAGAGATGCCCGACTACTCGGGCATGACGACGGTTACCTGGTAGAGATACTCGGCTACTCCGGGCATGGCGACGGTTACCTAGTAGAGATGCCCGACTACTCGGGCATGACAATCACTAAGTGTTAATTAGCGAGTTATACTCTGCAACACATCGATACTCACTAAGTTACTGACGACCTTTTTAATGTCTTCAAGGCTTGGTTGGGCAATGAGCTCATTATTGTCAGATACTTTAATATAGCCATTGTCTTTCATCGCGTTGATTAATGCTGATTGTGCTTTTGGCTCAATAAATTCAGGTGCATTAATGTTGTTTAACACAGATAAGCGTTGCGCGATTGATACCATACTTTGCTCTAATGATTTCTTGCTGATCGGGGCCAAACGAGCGGTTAATTGGCTGACAATAACTAAGCGCTGAATGGTTTCATCGATAACATCGCTCATGAGGGTTGCATACGCCTTCATATGAACATCATCTGTCAATGACCAAAACCCAGCTTTGGTCGATTTAGCTACTTGCTGTAACTCAAGCGCGCTTAGCACGCGGTCAACTTGCTTCGCCAATGTCTCTTGATCTTGCCACAAGAAAAACTCAGCTTTGAGTAATGGCCAAATTAACTGTGCTTGCTCAATAATTTCATCTCGTGCCATTTTGTGGTTGTTGGCAAGGATACGGCACACCAAAGACGGCAATAAAAAAGTATGCAAAATATTGTTGCGGTAGTAGCGCATTTCTAAAGAAGCGCCTTCCTTTAACGAAATATATGCACCTAAGCTATCTTTATCAACGGTGACTTTGTTAAGTGATATTAAGTGCTCAACTAAGGCCTTACCTGACTCTTCTGGAATGGTTATGGCATCACTATAAGGTGCTAGACGAGCGGTTTCGAGGAAGAAATCCATTTGTGCTTCTAATTCACCTTGAGCTAAGGCTTGATTGTCAGTTGCATGAAGGATTAAGCCGGCTAAAGAGACGGCATTAAGTGCAGCACTTTTATTGATTTTAGTCATCACCACGTCACCAAGACCGTTAACGGTTGGCGTTAGCCACGAAGGTTTTTGTGGATCAACCGGGTCAATATCCTCTTTCCACTGCGGTACTTGGTCATTTAAATATTGGTTTAAATGAATCGGCTCGCCAAAGTTAACAAAACCTTTGCCGTAGTTACGCAGTTTTTTAATTGCGCCTAGCACACCGAGAATCGATTCGTTTTTCTTTTTACTACCACTGAGCTCTTTGTGGTAAGTCGCAACTTCCATTACGTGCTCGTAACCGATGTAAACAGGTACTAGCGTTAATGGCCGATCGATGCCGCGCAATAAACTTTGAATAGTCATGGCTAACATCCCAGTTTTTGGTGCAAGTAAACGCCCTGTGCGGCTGCGACCACCTTCAGTGTAATATTTAACCGAGTAGCCTCGATCAAACAGCAAACCTAAGTATTCCCTAAAAATTGCTGAGTAGAGGCGATTACCACCAAAACTACGTCGAATAAAGAAGGCGCCCGCCTTTCTGAAAATTGGTCCGGCAGGCCAAAAGTTTAGGTTAATACCTGCGGCAATACGCGGCGTTACTAGCCCCTGATGGTAAATTACGTAGGTTAACAGTAAGTAATCCATGTGCGAACGATGGCAGGGTACATAGATAATTTCGTGGCCATCTTCTGCTGCTTGGCGCAGGGCACTGGTGTTTTTTACTTCGATATTGTTGTATAAGCGATTGAATAACCAACCTAAAACACGCTCACCTACACGGATCATTGATTCGCGATAATCGCCGGCGATCTCATACATCATGTCTTTGGCTTGCTTTTTCACTTTTTCGACGGGCAAGTTTTTCGCTTTTGCTTCATCGGCTATGACGCGCTTGATCGACGGGTTGGCAAATAGCGCGGTAAACATTTGTTCGCGATCCATAAGACGAGGTCCTGTTGCTGCGATGGTTTGGCGATGAAAATGGAACCGAGCGACACGCAACAACTTGTGTGCTGTATCTTCATCGCTACCGTGTTTGTCAGCCATATAACGAAGTGATACCGGATTAGAAAAGCGTACTAGGGTATGACGGCCGAGAAATAACACGATAAAGAACTTTCTGAGCCATGTAGGTGATTCTTGGTCGGCTAAAATTGTCCCGACATTGGCATTGTTTTTTTCAACCGTTGGTGCACGCCCCCAAGTTAAGTTTACTGGGATCAGCTGTGCTTCTTGGCTAAGGTCATCTCTGTGCTGTTCTAAGAGACTAAGTCCTTGTTCTATCGCGTTGGTTTTACCTGCTTTACGCCACTTGAATAGCGGTGTTGGTTTGTCGATACACAAGGTACGGTTAAATGTTTTTCCTTTAATCTCAACATGCTCAAGTGGATCAGGTAAGCCAAGCTTTTTACAGGCTTTTTGTAATGACAATAAATCACTGGCCGATTGATGGCGAACGACATAAAAAATAGGTTTATCAGTTTTTACGCTACCGGAGCTGATAAAGTCGTCAGGAACGATTTTACACCTCACGAGTAGTTTAATGGGTAGCGTTAATAATAAATAAAATAATGAACGAAGTGCTAACATGTTGTATCGAGTTATATTATCTGGACGGCTTATTTTAGCACTAAGAATTTGCTTTGTCTTTTACTGTGATGTGCGCAAGTGAATGATTCGGCCCTAGTAATCATCTCGCGATGTCAGTCTTAGTCGTCATCCCGTGATGTTTTAACACGGGATCTCCAGATGTTTTGACGAAGTGGTGAGATTCCCGCAAACAACATGCGGGAATGACGCTGTTGTTGACAGGAAAGACTCAGCTGTTTTGCAGGGCTGAGTCGGCTTTTGTTTGTCGACTAACTCGCTTGTACCTCTGCGATATAGTTATCTATTAGGCGCTCTAGAATATCAAGTGGTACAGCGCCATTCTTCAAGACGACATCGTGAAAATCTCGTAAATCAAACCGTTCGCCTAAGGCATTTTGCGCTTTAGTTCTAAGCGCTAAGATTTTCATCATGCCCGTTTTGTAAGCCGTCGCTTGGCCCGGCATCACAATATAGCGCTCAATCTCGGAAGTGACATCACTTTCCGCCATACCTGTGTTAGCAAGCATATAGTCAATCGCTTGTTCGCGAGTCCAGCGCTTGGCGTGAATACCCGTGTCAACAACTAGACGGACAGCACGGAA carries:
- a CDS encoding chorismate--pyruvate lyase family protein, whose product is MSSLQHLFPINLSADWQNQIPEGLNTYVRDWLLDESSLTARLKANATTFRLAVLGQQITYCSEREACIYIKAGERVLAREVVLFCDDKPQVFARSLLPLTSLTGEQKALAELGEQPLGQVIFSSPKLKRKALQIAEFSSDNQLKALNHQLGLPQQTSVWGRRSTFLIDDKPILVAEVFLPNSLAYKQG
- the ubiA gene encoding 4-hydroxybenzoate octaprenyltransferase, which gives rise to MSTILSQRIQGIVQITRMDKPIGTYLLLWPTYWALWVASEGFPSLHLLFVFTLGVFLMRSAGCVINDFADRKVDGAVKRTNQRPLVTGLITPEQAIVLFVCLLAAAFGLVTSLSLYTIKLSVVAVLLATLYPFMKRYTNLPQVVLGAAFSWGMIMAFAEVMGYIPLGAWFLFFANVTWTVAYDTMYAMVDRDDDLRIGVKSTAILFGDNDKKIIGLLQIVTLGLLFSAGELFALGWPFHLSLIIAAGFFTYQQMLIANRDRQKCFQAFLNNHYVGMIIFIAILIEYF
- a CDS encoding M48 family metalloprotease; its protein translation is MLWRIIRTIIATVLFIGLPYFIYVGFIADEPLMDVENDVDMGKRVVESLSRDVIEYPVLSEQDYPEAYRYIQNMIDEIVASDEIKYRDTFEYHTVKIIARDDVLNAFCAPGGYIYVYSGLIKYLDSKDHLAGVLGHEIAHAELRHSSIRMQKEYGRDKLFEFLIFATPADLGTLIGAKILQELMTLNYSRDQEAASDRLSVDYLQDTQYACNGAAGFFEKLLDKNNDVRIPEFLSDHPASQSRVDDINRRAAQLQCNTEIGDQSDWRAFQQMLPDAPGPEKK
- the plsB gene encoding glycerol-3-phosphate 1-O-acyltransferase PlsB — encoded protein: MLALRSLFYLLLTLPIKLLVRCKIVPDDFISSGSVKTDKPIFYVVRHQSASDLLSLQKACKKLGLPDPLEHVEIKGKTFNRTLCIDKPTPLFKWRKAGKTNAIEQGLSLLEQHRDDLSQEAQLIPVNLTWGRAPTVEKNNANVGTILADQESPTWLRKFFIVLFLGRHTLVRFSNPVSLRYMADKHGSDEDTAHKLLRVARFHFHRQTIAATGPRLMDREQMFTALFANPSIKRVIADEAKAKNLPVEKVKKQAKDMMYEIAGDYRESMIRVGERVLGWLFNRLYNNIEVKNTSALRQAAEDGHEIIYVPCHRSHMDYLLLTYVIYHQGLVTPRIAAGINLNFWPAGPIFRKAGAFFIRRSFGGNRLYSAIFREYLGLLFDRGYSVKYYTEGGRSRTGRLLAPKTGMLAMTIQSLLRGIDRPLTLVPVYIGYEHVMEVATYHKELSGSKKKNESILGVLGAIKKLRNYGKGFVNFGEPIHLNQYLNDQVPQWKEDIDPVDPQKPSWLTPTVNGLGDVVMTKINKSAALNAVSLAGLILHATDNQALAQGELEAQMDFFLETARLAPYSDAITIPEESGKALVEHLISLNKVTVDKDSLGAYISLKEGASLEMRYYRNNILHTFLLPSLVCRILANNHKMARDEIIEQAQLIWPLLKAEFFLWQDQETLAKQVDRVLSALELQQVAKSTKAGFWSLTDDVHMKAYATLMSDVIDETIQRLVIVSQLTARLAPISKKSLEQSMVSIAQRLSVLNNINAPEFIEPKAQSALINAMKDNGYIKVSDNNELIAQPSLEDIKKVVSNLVSIDVLQSITR